From the Synchiropus splendidus isolate RoL2022-P1 chromosome 3, RoL_Sspl_1.0, whole genome shotgun sequence genome, the window CCCGCATTCCCCACCTCTGTTGCCCCTTTGCGTTTTGTTATTAAGTCTCGACTGAGTTGGTGGATGTGTTTAAACAGCCAACTCTCGAAAAATAACAGTCTCAATTGGCGTCTGTCCGGTTAGCTTTTATGTTAGCTGCAGTTAGCAATGAGGTTTGGGATGGTCTGCGAAAATATACCGGCTTTCGCCTAGGTGTTCGCCTAGAGGTGGGGTTCATATTGAAAACTTGATTACGTTCGCGCTTCTGTATTCATTTCTGTGTAAAGTCTGTGACGCGTAGAAATCAAAGGTCGAGATGAATTAAAGCGTATATAGTCATAATCCCTTCACGAATTTGACCATCCTACTTTTAGACCGCACTCGCCGTAACTCGCCTTGTATGCACGGCAACACATTTTGTCGCACTTTGAATGTGTACAtcgatttattttaatgttttaatttagtttttgttttgtctttctaGGACCACATATTCTGGATGAAGATGGGTAAGTTAATGTTATTTGTCTTGCTACCAGTGTAAACTGTGGCATTCACTGACATTATTAAACCTCCTTCAGGAATGTgggctttttttcggggggaATTTGGACTTTTACCTTGTGTTCCCTGATGAGCATTGAACAGCCTGTGATCTAggcaaaaaaactgaaagtaaaatGCTGGCCTGTGCTTTTTTTGCCTCCCATCATTTGTCACACTTTGATAGTGGAGGCTCCCACATTCCTGACCAAACAGCTGCTGGTCGTATTGAAGCAGGACCATCTGCTTTAAGACCATCCAGCTAGGTTGAGTTAAACAGGTGATGTGGGGACTGACCCTGAACAGTGAATTATACCACTGCAATATAGAACAAAGGGGAATATTTCTTCATGTTAAGGTGTAGTCCTACATAGCTTACTCCTACTGTGTGGGCAAAGCCCCTCAGTTACATATGACTAGAAGACAATTGTCTAAAAGAATACAATGTCCTCTTCCTGCTTGTGGTGTGAGTTAAGTTGACTTAACTGGAGTGACTCAATCTCCGACAAAAAAAGTCTTGATTAGTCCACCCCCTCTGGATCTGAAGACTCGTCCACTAATGTGTAAAACCAAGCGGGGAGGTTTGAGGTACAAGTTGATACTAGGTCTACAGGTAGATTAGTGGGACTTCCACTATTATAATTGCAATGTAGACCCACAGCAAATGGGTCTGCATTGCTCTTCTGTTCCCATTCACACAATATTTACATAGCTGGTGCCATAAATGTCTTGCCTGATGACATTGCTGTTAAACTCTGAATACCACAGAACTTCACATCCACCTGCTGTATCTCCTACCATGAAAAGACTTTAATTCATATACAGTCGCAGTTTGTCTAGAAACCCAATGTTGTTAGTGGAATACTTAAGTTTCTTGATGGCTAAATGCATGATGCCATTATATGAGAACACAACCTAAAAATTACGTCCTAAACTCTTTTTGTTCTGTCTTGATCCGCAGATGGTGAAGAGAGAACCTATGGTGGCTGTGAGGGGCCAGATGCCATGTATGTGAAGTTGATTTCGTCTGATGGTCATGAATTTATTGTGAAGCGAGAGCACGCCTTGACATCTGGGACTATCAAAGCCATGTTAAGTGGGCCAGGTGAGCATACGACTTTCAATACTGAACCCTTTTGTTTTCCAAGACTCTTATTGAATCAAATCGACTAATTTTAAATTATCTATTTTCTtgtcatatttgttggtgtttgATGGTATTTTGAAGTAGCAATTTGTGTTTCCGATCCACCAATCTATTTTATATCTTTCAAAAGTTAATAGACACAGGCACTATTATCcattgttataataataattgaaatacTTAGCCTTTAGCCTTTAGTGGTGTAACAGCATGTGAACAGATATTTTAACACGCTTTTGTCAGTCAATGCACATATGGAACAAATAACATGTAGTAGTTAATAACAGACACTAAATTTACGTGTCAAATACGTTTTGTGAGGGACAGGTGGCGACCTTTCAGATCTTAATAGAACGCCGGGTTTAGTGAAAACTAgggtttttttcagaaaaataaaaaccgtTACTGCAAGCATGAAACCAGGTTTGTGATTGGCTGGTTACCTGTACTTTTGCCACTTTTATGCAGGATGTATGAGAGAAATTGATATTGTTGATTTTGCAACATTAGTGTTGTGAACATTCTTCAGTCTACATCGATATGAGTCCGATATATCCCTGTGCCACTGTTGTGAATCAGTATCCTATGAAACCCTGTATTCTCACCAGTGTGACTTGCAGCAAAGCAGGTTTGCTCACATTGCTGTATCTCTGCTACATGTATATATGCACGCCATTAACTGCAAACCTCATGTTACCCTGGTTTGTTCTGTAGCCTGTGCTCATACAGGACAGTTGTTGTCTGACCAGAGTATTGGAACGATATCGCATATTCCCCCTCTAAGCAGCCTTTATTACAACTTGCAGGTCAGTTTGCTGAGAACGAAACCAATGAGGTGAACTTTCGGGAGATACCGTCTCATGTCCTGTCCAAGGTCTGCATGTACTTCACTTACAAGGTCCGCTACACCAACAGCTCCACAGAAATCCCAGAATTCCCCATCGCTCCGGAGATCGCACTGGAACTGCTCATGGCTGCAAACTTCTTGGATTGCTAAAGTTATGGAGACGATGTAGCTGCTTTAACACTTTTAGATGTTTTGACTATTTAACATAATGTGTATGACATCACAagttttgtcataactttgcgtattaaacaatttcattttaGTATGTGTGAATATGGCAGACTGCATCACTTGGCTTGAATGAGAAAAATGTTATCCCTACTCCTCGAATCCTTCCTTTCCTTGTCTGCCTCAATAAAGAACTGTTTGGAAAGACTTCTGATGACTTTTAACATTGTTTCAATTAGCATGTTTGATATCAACTGTGCAACTGGTGAATTCGATCACAGAACAGCTCCTGCTATTCATTTTGTAATGCTATGGAAAAGATTTCATAGAAAGACCGGAGCAACCTGAAAGCTCTTTCAAACCGAAGACCATGAAAGTTAGTTGTGCACTGAAATGTTACTGTGTGCTGTTATTCAACAGGATGCTGGACATGAATAGTAATGTTTGCTGTATTCCTCACATTGGTTCAATGATAATTAcagcttgcttttttttgtgctctcaatTTTGAAATACGAGTGGAATAAACTTTGCTGACACAAGATGACCCTCCTCAGTATCATATTTCCAGAATGAAAGCAGGGGGAATTCTTGAATGGAACTATTTattttgctgctgttgctgaaaTAAAGTGAACAACATGACAAGTGAGGTGACACTTGGCTTGATTCAGTCCTTGCATGTTTTCTAGACTCTTATGAATACAGGAATTCGCAAGTTAGACTTGAGAAGCtcaattaaatataaatacaaagtccatcagtcagttatTTGACGTCAGTTGACGACACGCAGTGAAACTATGTGTTCGCTCTTATTGCTGCCGGACGCTGCTATTTAATCACTGCATCTGTGATCCATATTTACGAGGGCTCTGACGTCAACCAAATGTGCATGTCAACTCGCCTTTGttattgacattttaaatatacGGCATGCATTCAgcagcagttattttttaacGCAACTTGAAAACGTCAAACTGGTCGAAAGGCACAAAAGAAATGAGACGCCAAACGAGTGACGTCGGTGCTTGTTTCCCTCTGTCAAAACAACTTGGCGGTCACGTGACCGCCTGACGTACTGTCCTTGCTCCGTGCTGATGCAGGGGGGTTCCATCATGGCGTCGATGCAGGTAAGAACACAATTGACATCGACAACAAGTTTTACGTTGGGTCGCGCCTTATGCCCCCTCTTAACCCAACAATTTCACCCCTTGTCTATCGTCGGTCTCTTGTTTGTTCGAAGTAATCGTGGCATCTTCATAAAAGCGGTGACATTTACTCTAAACTCTGACGCGTCCAGCGCTAGCAACACTACTAGCTCATCTCCAGCAACGACACAAACCAGCTTCCTCGAGTCAAGTCGTTGAGACGAACGTCATGGCTTGAACAGAAACGCAGCGATTAACGCGTCTCACGTCGAAACTCTCTGGTTGTTCGAAGCGTTAAGACAGGTAACTACTGAAATTAAACTGTTCcggtcatctcaggctgaacaggtGCATTACACGAATGCTAGCGGTCGAGTAAAGGTTTGTATTCAGCGACCAAAAATCACCTGCCACAATCGACAAATAAATGAGCCTCATATATTTTTACTCATGTAAACAGCGTAGCATGTGAATTGTCAGCAACTTGTGCGTGTTGTGTCGTTAGTGTTTGGTATCTTTCGAGTATGACGAAAAAGGTGAACGCGCTTCTATGTCAACTATGCTAGTAAGAAAGGCGCTATGAATATTTTAGTTGTTTCATTCCATGTCTAACCTGCTCTTAGACATTCATGAACCTTTATGCTTTCTTTAACAGAAAAGGTTACAAAAGGAATTATTAGCTCTGCAAAATGATCCACCCCCTGGAATGACGCTAAACGAAAAAAGTGTACAGAACACCATCACTCAGTAAGTATTCcgatgtttttaaatgtcttgATCTTTGTATGAAGCGTGATGCAGCTGGcattggaaaacaaacaaaattcaatGTTTAGTTTGATAATGCATTATTCCAGAATTTCAGGGTTGTCTTTGTTCTTAAAAAGAAGCGTACTCATAGATAGTCTTGTGGCAGCTTCAAGGTTGCTTTCACTGGAATCATAGAGCAGGTTAGTTGGACGAGAACGAAAGCTGTTAAGATGGAGGACTGAGTTTCAGTGTTGACTTACAAGAGGGATTTGGGTCACTGATCTGAGTGTGGCCCCTCTACGGGGTGTCCCTAATGCAGTGTCACTAGTCATCCcaatgaaatattgaagcagGAGTTGGGTTAGGATAACAAGGAATTGAGCTGCTTACATGGCCATGACTGTCCGGAACATTGTCTAAAGTGTTCCACTAATACCTTCTGTCTGGGTTTATTGCAACAAATGACAATCTGTTGCCTGATTTTGTGATAATTTTCGTGAAAATATTTCACAACATTCACTCAGATTGAGACAACTTTTAGTGGAATGACAAGTTTCACAACCTGTCTAACTGGCTACacagtgtctttgtttttttcagtttgggcCGGTATGTCGGGGCGTGTCATTTTGTTTGAGATCAATTATGTCAAACGTGTCATGATTGGTCAgtgacttttgttttggtttcctaGTTTCAAAAATATTACATGTGCTGCCCAAGTGTTCCAtatcaattgtttttttcttttttttgttcactcagAATGTCTTATCTATTCAGCTTCTTCTAAAATCTTGCAtcacatattttttatatttcatagtTAAAACTATTTTcagatttgtattttttgctTGGTTTAGACTTTAGGAACACCTATTTACCATTATTGAACTAATTACTTAATTATTAACTGAGTAATCTGTTGTTCACAGTGAATTTCCAGTGACCATTCCAGGGTAATATAAAGTCAACCTTCACAGGATAGAATAAATActatgaatataatgaataatgaCTTATCggctgctaatacacatatgaatatgtttatttatggtaatatgtGTTCCCTAATCTGAAGAGCAACCTCTGAGACCTCTGatttacattattttaaattagACTGCCTTAATTCTTCCCAAAACGAGTGAAGTCAGTCTCTGTATGGTCTTTGATGATCCGCCAGAATGCCCATGATGTCCACTACTTTAGCTCTTGTCCAATGTAAGCGGACATTTGATCCATTGTTGCACAACCTTGATCTGACCATGACGGTGACTCAGTGGATAATATTCGCGTACAGAAAGGAGTTGCCTTCATTTATTTGAAAGAGAATACACTGCTGCAATGCAATGTCTTACCTGATGTCCCCTCCGCAAAACAAATGTGGCATTCATCAGCAAAATAATTATTAGCCATGCCAGTGTATGCTTGACCTCTGTCCAACTACACTGTGAGAAATATTTGCAATGATAAAGCAGCTTCTAACCTCAGAGTTAAAGAGCCATAATGAATTTAAGAGACACTCATGTGTAGAAAC encodes:
- the LOC128755842 gene encoding elongin-C produces the protein MKMDGEERTYGGCEGPDAMYVKLISSDGHEFIVKREHALTSGTIKAMLSGPGQFAENETNEVNFREIPSHVLSKVCMYFTYKVRYTNSSTEIPEFPIAPEIALELLMAANFLDC